The uncultured Methanoregula sp. genomic sequence CGGTCGAGAGATTGTAGAGCCGGCTGATCTCCAGGGTATGGGTTTTTACCCCTTCTGGATCCTTGAGTGTTGCGAGGGTGTCGAGAGCATGGGTGATCTCGGTTGCCGAGAGCTGGATCAGGTAGGAGTATTCCTTGAGCACATCATTGGTCTCGGGAATACCGTAGTTGCAGAGCTGGTGGGTTACCCAGTCTATCTTGTCGAGCACGTCGTCAAGCGCCGGTGCCAGCCTTGCGATCTCATCCGGTTCCAGCGGGGTGATGAGGGATTCGTTGAGCTGCTCATAGATCTTCTTCGTTATTTCGTCCCCGAGATGTTCGATCTGGCGTACCTTGTGGGATTTCTCTGTCCCATCCGGGAGCTCGTGGGTGATCTCGTTTAAGGTGGTCGAAGCCTCGGTTATTTTCTCCGCCATTTCTCGAAAAAGCACAAAAAAGACCTTGTCTTCAGGCAGGATCAGGTCACGGATACGCATAATCTTCAGACTTACCCTTAATCCATAACTATAAAAAAGTACGTCCCGCCGGTCCCGGAGCGCCGGTCTGCCCGGACAAAACCCCCCGTAGAATGTGACGGGCAGGTTGGAGTACCGTAATTCCCGCCCGGGAATCTGTTCCCGGTTGGACGATATTGGAATTATGAACCGGCAATACGGAAATCATCCGAAGGAACGATGATCTCGAACCGTGCCCCTTTACCCGGGATACCCGTTTCCCGGATAGAGATCCCGGTGATCCCCAGGATAACCCGGCTTAAGAAGAGACCAAGACCGGTATTTTTCCCGAACCCCTTGGAGAATATCCGCTCCTTGTCGTTTTCGACAACGCCCTCGCCATCATCGCGGTACTCAATGCACAGATTCCCGTTCTCTTTCCGGGTTGAGGACAGGGTAATATGCTTCACCCGCTTGCCATGCCGGATGGAGTTGTCAATAAGATTCCCGAAGACTTTGGGAAGAAGAGAATCTGCATAGAGCTCGAACGACAGATCCCTGATTTCGAGATCGATTGCCGCACTCTCCAGGTACGGCCGCAACGATTCCATGATCTTCCCGGCATCCTGCCATTGCGGGGTGGAGTCGCCGATTGATTCGTAGGTTTTGGTAAATTCAATCTGCTTCTGGATGATCTGCGCTGCAATTTTTGAGCGTTTGATATAGTCAAGGACAACCGGATCCGTAATTCTCATTTCCGCGAGATCTATGTATGCCGTGAGAGCCAGGATCTGGTTGTTGATATCGTGGCGGGTAATGCTGGTCAGGAGATTGAGCTTGCTGTTGGCTTCAGCAAGCGCCCTCTCGACCCGGCCCCGTTCAGCATTCTCCACGACAAGATTCCTGTTGGCAGTGTGGAGATCTTCGACCGCGGAGGTCAGTTCCTCATTTGTCGCGCTCAGGTTTTCCTGCATTTCCTGGAGCTCGATATTTTTCCGGATGGCATATTCATACGTGGAGAGCAGGATATCGAGGATCCGGAACCGGCCTGATGTTATCCGGTGGGAGCGGTGGGAAAAAACATACTCCATGTCCGGTTGCGGACCTTCCGGGTCCGGCTTGCCGACGGCCCTGAATGCAGCTTCGATATGGGAATACACCTGTTCCGGATTATAAGGTTTGATGATGAAGTTGTCTGCACCGGCTTCAAGTCCCCTGAGAACATCCTCGGCGTCAAAGAGCTGCGTTACGAGAATTACCTGGATTCCGGCAGTCCTGACATCGGTCTTGATCTGCCGGCAGAGTTCGTACCCGTCCATCTCCGGCATGACGATATCAGTCAGCACGACAGACGGCATCTCCATCCGGATCCTGTCGAGTGCTTCGCGGCCGTTGAGTGCAAGGAGCACATCGTAGCCTTTCCCGGTCAGGAGATGAACCAGGTACTCTGCCTGGGTCCGGCTGTCCTCAACCACAACAATCTTCGGGCTGAGCTTTGTGCTCCTGCCTTTTGTTGTCTTTTTCATTGTTTCTGGGGACAAATCAGTGCCGGTGTTCATCAGACCTCACGGACCATGCGGTCAGCCGGGATGGATAATATCTGCGGTTTTGCCCGTATCATCGTCAGTGGTCCCGGCAGTCAACGACTATATCAAATCCATGTTTCTTAAGCATTACGAAACTCTTGTCGGGCCCGGATTAAGTTCCTGCCAGGATTGGCAGGACACGGATCCCACGTGAAACGGTTCCATCAGAAGAGATCGCCATGCACCGGAACATTCCGGCAGCATTGCCGGTCAAAATGGTATAAGAACGGGATGGACCGGGCGGGAATTGAACCCG encodes the following:
- a CDS encoding DUF47 family protein gives rise to the protein MRIRDLILPEDKVFFVLFREMAEKITEASTTLNEITHELPDGTEKSHKVRQIEHLGDEITKKIYEQLNESLITPLEPDEIARLAPALDDVLDKIDWVTHQLCNYGIPETNDVLKEYSYLIQLSATEITHALDTLATLKDPEGVKTHTLEISRLYNLSTELLSRAILELFKTKDLLMIIKLKDIYEGMAKVMEKCNDVGHALNDIAMSHT
- a CDS encoding response regulator, with translation MKKTTKGRSTKLSPKIVVVEDSRTQAEYLVHLLTGKGYDVLLALNGREALDRIRMEMPSVVLTDIVMPEMDGYELCRQIKTDVRTAGIQVILVTQLFDAEDVLRGLEAGADNFIIKPYNPEQVYSHIEAAFRAVGKPDPEGPQPDMEYVFSHRSHRITSGRFRILDILLSTYEYAIRKNIELQEMQENLSATNEELTSAVEDLHTANRNLVVENAERGRVERALAEANSKLNLLTSITRHDINNQILALTAYIDLAEMRITDPVVLDYIKRSKIAAQIIQKQIEFTKTYESIGDSTPQWQDAGKIMESLRPYLESAAIDLEIRDLSFELYADSLLPKVFGNLIDNSIRHGKRVKHITLSSTRKENGNLCIEYRDDGEGVVENDKERIFSKGFGKNTGLGLFLSRVILGITGISIRETGIPGKGARFEIIVPSDDFRIAGS